The following coding sequences lie in one Arabidopsis thaliana chromosome 3, partial sequence genomic window:
- the EIF4A1 gene encoding eukaryotic translation initiation factor 4A1 (eukaryotic translation initiation factor 4A1 (EIF4A1); FUNCTIONS IN: protein binding, ATP-dependent helicase activity, translation initiation factor activity; INVOLVED IN: response to cadmium ion, translational initiation; LOCATED IN: cytosol, nucleolus, cell wall, membrane; EXPRESSED IN: 24 plant structures; EXPRESSED DURING: 16 growth stages; CONTAINS InterPro DOMAIN/s: RNA helicase, DEAD-box type, Q motif (InterPro:IPR014014), DNA/RNA helicase, DEAD/DEAH box type, N-terminal (InterPro:IPR011545), RNA helicase, ATP-dependent, DEAD-box, conserved site (InterPro:IPR000629), DEAD-like helicase, N-terminal (InterPro:IPR014001), DNA/RNA helicase, C-terminal (InterPro:IPR001650), Helicase, superfamily 1/2, ATP-binding domain (InterPro:IPR014021); BEST Arabidopsis thaliana protein match is: eif4a-2 (TAIR:AT1G54270.1); Has 49714 Blast hits to 49117 proteins in 3142 species: Archae - 779; Bacteria - 27442; Metazoa - 6117; Fungi - 4773; Plants - 2624; Viruses - 17; Other Eukaryotes - 7962 (source: NCBI BLink).), with protein sequence MAGSAPEGTQFDARQFDQKLNEVLEGQDEFFTSYDDVHESFDAMGLQENLLRGIYAYGFEKPSAIQQRGIVPFCKGLDVIQQAQSGTGKTATFCSGVLQQLDFSLIQCQALVLAPTRELAQQIEKVMRALGDYLGVKVHACVGGTSVREDQRILQAGVHVVVGTPGRVFDMLKRQSLRADNIKMFVLDEADEMLSRGFKDQIYDIFQLLPPKIQVGVFSATMPPEALEITRKFMSKPVRILVKRDELTLEGIKQFYVNVEKEEWKLETLCDLYETLAITQSVIFVNTRRKVDWLTDKMRSRDHTVSATHGDMDQNTRDIIMREFRSGSSRVLITTDLLARGIDVQQVSLVINFDLPTQPENYLHRIGRSGRFGRKGVAINFVTRDDERMLFDIQKFYNVVVEELPSNVADLL encoded by the exons ATGGCAGGATCTGCACCAGAAGGCACACAGTTTGATGCACGTCAGTTTGACCAGAAACTCAATGAAGT ACTTGAGGGACAAGATGAGTTCTTCACATCCTATGATGATGTTCATGAGAGCTTTGATGCCATGGGTCTTCAAGAGAACCTTCTCAGGGGTATTTATGCTTATG gTTTTGAGAAGCCTTCTGCTATTCAGCAAAGAGGAATCGTCCCCTTCTGTAAGGGTCTTGATGTGATTCAACAGGCTCAGTCTGGTACTGGGAAAACAGCAACTTTCTGCTCTGGTGTCTTGCAGCAGCTGGACTTCTCCCTTATCCAGTGTCAGGCTTTGGTTCTAGCTCCAACTAGAGAGCTTGCTCAGCAAATTGAGAAGGTCATGAGGGCCCTTGGTGATTACCTTGGTGTCAAGGTTCACGCCTGTGTTGGTGGAACCAGTGTCCGTGAGGATCAGCGCATCCTCCAAGCTGGTGTCCATGTTGTTGTTGGAACTCCAGGGCGTGTCTTTGACATGTTGAAGAGGCAGTCTCTTCGTGCTGACAACATCAAGATGTTTGTTCTCGATGAAGCTGATGAAATGCTCTCCCGTGGTTTCAAGGACCAG ATCTATGACATATTCCAGCTTCTTCCACCAAAGATCCAAGTTGGTGTGTTCTCCGCAACAATGCCACCAGAAGCTCTTGAGATCACAAGGAAGTTCATGAGCAAGCCAGTGAGAATCTTGGTGAAGCGTGATGAGCTTACCCTTGAAGGTATCAAGCAGTTCTACGTCAAcgttgagaaagaagagtggAAGCTCGAGACACTCTGTGATCTCTACGAGACTCTTGCCATCACTCAGAGTGTCATCTTCGTGAACACCAGGCGTAAGGTTGATTGGCTCACAGACAAAATGAGAAGCCGTGACCACACAGTCTCTGCAACTCACGGAGACATGGACCAGAACACCAGGGACATCATCATGAGAGAGTTCAGGTCTGGTTCCTCCCGTGTTCTCATCACCACTGACCTCTTAGCTCGTGGTATTGATGTCCAACAAGTCTCCCTGGTTATCAACTTCGATCTCCCAACTCAGCCAGAGAACTACCTTCACCGTATCGGAAGAAGTGGAAGGTTCGGGAGAAAGGGTGTTGCGATCAATTTCGTGACCCGTGATGATGAGAGGATGCTGTTTGATATTCAGAAATTCTACAATGTGGTTGTCGAAGAGCTGCCTTCGAACGTGGCCGATCTGCTGTGA
- the EIF4A1 gene encoding eukaryotic translation initiation factor 4A1 (eukaryotic translation initiation factor 4A1 (EIF4A1); FUNCTIONS IN: protein binding, ATP-dependent helicase activity, translation initiation factor activity; INVOLVED IN: translational initiation; LOCATED IN: cytosol, membrane; EXPRESSED IN: 24 plant structures; EXPRESSED DURING: 16 growth stages; CONTAINS InterPro DOMAIN/s: RNA helicase, DEAD-box type, Q motif (InterPro:IPR014014), DNA/RNA helicase, DEAD/DEAH box type, N-terminal (InterPro:IPR011545), RNA helicase, ATP-dependent, DEAD-box, conserved site (InterPro:IPR000629), DEAD-like helicase, N-terminal (InterPro:IPR014001), DNA/RNA helicase, C-terminal (InterPro:IPR001650), Helicase, superfamily 1/2, ATP-binding domain (InterPro:IPR014021); BEST Arabidopsis thaliana protein match is: eif4a-2 (TAIR:AT1G54270.1); Has 49587 Blast hits to 48995 proteins in 3133 species: Archae - 779; Bacteria - 27305; Metazoa - 6121; Fungi - 4627; Plants - 2620; Viruses - 17; Other Eukaryotes - 8118 (source: NCBI BLink).): MHVSLTRNSMKCELEGQDEFFTSYDDVHESFDAMGLQENLLRGIYAYGFEKPSAIQQRGIVPFCKGLDVIQQAQSGTGKTATFCSGVLQQLDFSLIQCQALVLAPTRELAQQIEKVMRALGDYLGVKVHACVGGTSVREDQRILQAGVHVVVGTPGRVFDMLKRQSLRADNIKMFVLDEADEMLSRGFKDQIYDIFQLLPPKIQVGVFSATMPPEALEITRKFMSKPVRILVKRDELTLEGIKQFYVNVEKEEWKLETLCDLYETLAITQSVIFVNTRRKVDWLTDKMRSRDHTVSATHGDMDQNTRDIIMREFRSGSSRVLITTDLLARGIDVQQVSLVINFDLPTQPENYLHRIGRSGRFGRKGVAINFVTRDDERMLFDIQKFYNVVVEELPSNVADLL, translated from the exons ATGCACGTCAGTTTGACCAGAAACTCAATGAAGTGTGA ACTTGAGGGACAAGATGAGTTCTTCACATCCTATGATGATGTTCATGAGAGCTTTGATGCCATGGGTCTTCAAGAGAACCTTCTCAGGGGTATTTATGCTTATG gTTTTGAGAAGCCTTCTGCTATTCAGCAAAGAGGAATCGTCCCCTTCTGTAAGGGTCTTGATGTGATTCAACAGGCTCAGTCTGGTACTGGGAAAACAGCAACTTTCTGCTCTGGTGTCTTGCAGCAGCTGGACTTCTCCCTTATCCAGTGTCAGGCTTTGGTTCTAGCTCCAACTAGAGAGCTTGCTCAGCAAATTGAGAAGGTCATGAGGGCCCTTGGTGATTACCTTGGTGTCAAGGTTCACGCCTGTGTTGGTGGAACCAGTGTCCGTGAGGATCAGCGCATCCTCCAAGCTGGTGTCCATGTTGTTGTTGGAACTCCAGGGCGTGTCTTTGACATGTTGAAGAGGCAGTCTCTTCGTGCTGACAACATCAAGATGTTTGTTCTCGATGAAGCTGATGAAATGCTCTCCCGTGGTTTCAAGGACCAG ATCTATGACATATTCCAGCTTCTTCCACCAAAGATCCAAGTTGGTGTGTTCTCCGCAACAATGCCACCAGAAGCTCTTGAGATCACAAGGAAGTTCATGAGCAAGCCAGTGAGAATCTTGGTGAAGCGTGATGAGCTTACCCTTGAAGGTATCAAGCAGTTCTACGTCAAcgttgagaaagaagagtggAAGCTCGAGACACTCTGTGATCTCTACGAGACTCTTGCCATCACTCAGAGTGTCATCTTCGTGAACACCAGGCGTAAGGTTGATTGGCTCACAGACAAAATGAGAAGCCGTGACCACACAGTCTCTGCAACTCACGGAGACATGGACCAGAACACCAGGGACATCATCATGAGAGAGTTCAGGTCTGGTTCCTCCCGTGTTCTCATCACCACTGACCTCTTAGCTCGTGGTATTGATGTCCAACAAGTCTCCCTGGTTATCAACTTCGATCTCCCAACTCAGCCAGAGAACTACCTTCACCGTATCGGAAGAAGTGGAAGGTTCGGGAGAAAGGGTGTTGCGATCAATTTCGTGACCCGTGATGATGAGAGGATGCTGTTTGATATTCAGAAATTCTACAATGTGGTTGTCGAAGAGCTGCCTTCGAACGTGGCCGATCTGCTGTGA
- the EIF4A1 gene encoding eukaryotic translation initiation factor 4A1, which yields MDFDMAGSAPEGTQFDARQFDQKLNEVLEGQDEFFTSYDDVHESFDAMGLQENLLRGIYAYGFEKPSAIQQRGIVPFCKGLDVIQQAQSGTGKTATFCSGVLQQLDFSLIQCQALVLAPTRELAQQIEKVMRALGDYLGVKVHACVGGTSVREDQRILQAGVHVVVGTPGRVFDMLKRQSLRADNIKMFVLDEADEMLSRGFKDQIYDIFQLLPPKIQVGVFSATMPPEALEITRKFMSKPVRILVKRDELTLEGIKQFYVNVEKEEWKLETLCDLYETLAITQSVIFVNTRRKVDWLTDKMRSRDHTVSATHGDMDQNTRDIIMREFRSGSSRVLITTDLLARGIDVQQVSLVINFDLPTQPENYLHRIGRSGRFGRKGVAINFVTRDDERMLCLRTWPICCEGRKEVGSVAVFALPY from the exons ATGGACTTCGA CATGGCAGGATCTGCACCAGAAGGCACACAGTTTGATGCACGTCAGTTTGACCAGAAACTCAATGAAGT ACTTGAGGGACAAGATGAGTTCTTCACATCCTATGATGATGTTCATGAGAGCTTTGATGCCATGGGTCTTCAAGAGAACCTTCTCAGGGGTATTTATGCTTATG gTTTTGAGAAGCCTTCTGCTATTCAGCAAAGAGGAATCGTCCCCTTCTGTAAGGGTCTTGATGTGATTCAACAGGCTCAGTCTGGTACTGGGAAAACAGCAACTTTCTGCTCTGGTGTCTTGCAGCAGCTGGACTTCTCCCTTATCCAGTGTCAGGCTTTGGTTCTAGCTCCAACTAGAGAGCTTGCTCAGCAAATTGAGAAGGTCATGAGGGCCCTTGGTGATTACCTTGGTGTCAAGGTTCACGCCTGTGTTGGTGGAACCAGTGTCCGTGAGGATCAGCGCATCCTCCAAGCTGGTGTCCATGTTGTTGTTGGAACTCCAGGGCGTGTCTTTGACATGTTGAAGAGGCAGTCTCTTCGTGCTGACAACATCAAGATGTTTGTTCTCGATGAAGCTGATGAAATGCTCTCCCGTGGTTTCAAGGACCAG ATCTATGACATATTCCAGCTTCTTCCACCAAAGATCCAAGTTGGTGTGTTCTCCGCAACAATGCCACCAGAAGCTCTTGAGATCACAAGGAAGTTCATGAGCAAGCCAGTGAGAATCTTGGTGAAGCGTGATGAGCTTACCCTTGAAGGTATCAAGCAGTTCTACGTCAAcgttgagaaagaagagtggAAGCTCGAGACACTCTGTGATCTCTACGAGACTCTTGCCATCACTCAGAGTGTCATCTTCGTGAACACCAGGCGTAAGGTTGATTGGCTCACAGACAAAATGAGAAGCCGTGACCACACAGTCTCTGCAACTCACGGAGACATGGACCAGAACACCAGGGACATCATCATGAGAGAGTTCAGGTCTGGTTCCTCCCGTGTTCTCATCACCACTGACCTCTTAGCTCGTGGTATTGATGTCCAACAAGTCTCCCTGGTTATCAACTTCGATCTCCCAACTCAGCCAGAGAACTACCTTCACCGTATCGGAAGAAGTGGAAGGTTCGGGAGAAAGGGTGTTGCGATCAATTTCGTGACCCGTGATGATGAGAGGATGCT CTGCCTTCGAACGTGGCCGATCTGCTGTGAAGGGAGAAAAGAAGTCGGTTCTGTTGCTGTGTTTGCTCTGCCGTACTAG
- the EIF4A1 gene encoding eukaryotic translation initiation factor 4A1 (eukaryotic translation initiation factor 4A1 (EIF4A1); CONTAINS InterPro DOMAIN/s: DNA/RNA helicase, DEAD/DEAH box type, N-terminal (InterPro:IPR011545), RNA helicase, ATP-dependent, DEAD-box, conserved site (InterPro:IPR000629), DEAD-like helicase, N-terminal (InterPro:IPR014001), DNA/RNA helicase, C-terminal (InterPro:IPR001650), Helicase, superfamily 1/2, ATP-binding domain (InterPro:IPR014021); BEST Arabidopsis thaliana protein match is: eif4a-2 (TAIR:AT1G54270.2).): MAGSAPEGTQFDARQFDQKLNEVLEGQDEFFTSYDDVHESFDAMGLQENLLRGFEKPSAIQQRGIVPFCKGLDVIQQAQSGTGKTATFCSGVLQQLDFSLIQCQALVLAPTRELAQQIEKVMRALGDYLGVKVHACVGGTSVREDQRILQAGVHVVVGTPGRVFDMLKRQSLRADNIKMFVLDEADEMLSRGFKDQIYDIFQLLPPKIQVGVFSATMPPEALEITRKFMSKPVRILVKRDELTLEGIKQFYVNVEKEEWKLETLCDLYETLAITQSVIFVNTRRKVDWLTDKMRSRDHTVSATHGDMDQNTRDIIMREFRSGSSRVLITTDLLARGIDVQQVSLVINFDLPTQPENYLHRIGRSGRFGRKGVAINFVTRDDERMLFDIQKFYNVVVEELPSNVADLL, translated from the exons ATGGCAGGATCTGCACCAGAAGGCACACAGTTTGATGCACGTCAGTTTGACCAGAAACTCAATGAAGT ACTTGAGGGACAAGATGAGTTCTTCACATCCTATGATGATGTTCATGAGAGCTTTGATGCCATGGGTCTTCAAGAGAACCTTCTCAGGG gTTTTGAGAAGCCTTCTGCTATTCAGCAAAGAGGAATCGTCCCCTTCTGTAAGGGTCTTGATGTGATTCAACAGGCTCAGTCTGGTACTGGGAAAACAGCAACTTTCTGCTCTGGTGTCTTGCAGCAGCTGGACTTCTCCCTTATCCAGTGTCAGGCTTTGGTTCTAGCTCCAACTAGAGAGCTTGCTCAGCAAATTGAGAAGGTCATGAGGGCCCTTGGTGATTACCTTGGTGTCAAGGTTCACGCCTGTGTTGGTGGAACCAGTGTCCGTGAGGATCAGCGCATCCTCCAAGCTGGTGTCCATGTTGTTGTTGGAACTCCAGGGCGTGTCTTTGACATGTTGAAGAGGCAGTCTCTTCGTGCTGACAACATCAAGATGTTTGTTCTCGATGAAGCTGATGAAATGCTCTCCCGTGGTTTCAAGGACCAG ATCTATGACATATTCCAGCTTCTTCCACCAAAGATCCAAGTTGGTGTGTTCTCCGCAACAATGCCACCAGAAGCTCTTGAGATCACAAGGAAGTTCATGAGCAAGCCAGTGAGAATCTTGGTGAAGCGTGATGAGCTTACCCTTGAAGGTATCAAGCAGTTCTACGTCAAcgttgagaaagaagagtggAAGCTCGAGACACTCTGTGATCTCTACGAGACTCTTGCCATCACTCAGAGTGTCATCTTCGTGAACACCAGGCGTAAGGTTGATTGGCTCACAGACAAAATGAGAAGCCGTGACCACACAGTCTCTGCAACTCACGGAGACATGGACCAGAACACCAGGGACATCATCATGAGAGAGTTCAGGTCTGGTTCCTCCCGTGTTCTCATCACCACTGACCTCTTAGCTCGTGGTATTGATGTCCAACAAGTCTCCCTGGTTATCAACTTCGATCTCCCAACTCAGCCAGAGAACTACCTTCACCGTATCGGAAGAAGTGGAAGGTTCGGGAGAAAGGGTGTTGCGATCAATTTCGTGACCCGTGATGATGAGAGGATGCTGTTTGATATTCAGAAATTCTACAATGTGGTTGTCGAAGAGCTGCCTTCGAACGTGGCCGATCTGCTGTGA
- the EIF4A1 gene encoding eukaryotic translation initiation factor 4A1 (eukaryotic translation initiation factor 4A1 (EIF4A1); FUNCTIONS IN: protein binding, ATP-dependent helicase activity, translation initiation factor activity; INVOLVED IN: response to cadmium ion, translational initiation; LOCATED IN: cytosol, nucleolus, cell wall, membrane; EXPRESSED IN: 24 plant structures; EXPRESSED DURING: 16 growth stages; CONTAINS InterPro DOMAIN/s: RNA helicase, DEAD-box type, Q motif (InterPro:IPR014014), DNA/RNA helicase, DEAD/DEAH box type, N-terminal (InterPro:IPR011545), RNA helicase, ATP-dependent, DEAD-box, conserved site (InterPro:IPR000629), DEAD-like helicase, N-terminal (InterPro:IPR014001), DNA/RNA helicase, C-terminal (InterPro:IPR001650), Helicase, superfamily 1/2, ATP-binding domain (InterPro:IPR014021); BEST Arabidopsis thaliana protein match is: eif4a-2 (TAIR:AT1G54270.1); Has 35333 Blast hits to 34131 proteins in 2444 species: Archae - 798; Bacteria - 22429; Metazoa - 974; Fungi - 991; Plants - 531; Viruses - 0; Other Eukaryotes - 9610 (source: NCBI BLink).) encodes MAGSAPEGTQFDARQFDQKLNEVLEGQDEFFTSYDDVHESFDAMGLQENLLRGIYAYGFEKPSAIQQRGIVPFCKGLDVIQQAQSGTGKTATFCSGVLQQLDFSLIQCQALVLAPTRELAQQIEKVMRALGDYLGVKVHACVGGTSVREDQRILQAGVHVVVGTPGRVFDMLKRQSLRADNIKMFVLDEADEMLSRGFKDQIYDIFQLLPPKIQVGVFSATMPPEALEITRKFMSKPVRILVKRDELTLEGIKQFYVNVEKEEWKLETLCDLYETLAITQSVIFVNTRRKVDWLTDKMRSRDHTVSATHGDMDQNTRDIIMREFRSGSSRVLITTDLLARGIDVQQVSLVINFDLPTQPENYLHRIGRSGRFGRKGVAINFVTRDDERMLCLRTWPICCEGRKEVGSVAVFALPY; translated from the exons ATGGCAGGATCTGCACCAGAAGGCACACAGTTTGATGCACGTCAGTTTGACCAGAAACTCAATGAAGT ACTTGAGGGACAAGATGAGTTCTTCACATCCTATGATGATGTTCATGAGAGCTTTGATGCCATGGGTCTTCAAGAGAACCTTCTCAGGGGTATTTATGCTTATG gTTTTGAGAAGCCTTCTGCTATTCAGCAAAGAGGAATCGTCCCCTTCTGTAAGGGTCTTGATGTGATTCAACAGGCTCAGTCTGGTACTGGGAAAACAGCAACTTTCTGCTCTGGTGTCTTGCAGCAGCTGGACTTCTCCCTTATCCAGTGTCAGGCTTTGGTTCTAGCTCCAACTAGAGAGCTTGCTCAGCAAATTGAGAAGGTCATGAGGGCCCTTGGTGATTACCTTGGTGTCAAGGTTCACGCCTGTGTTGGTGGAACCAGTGTCCGTGAGGATCAGCGCATCCTCCAAGCTGGTGTCCATGTTGTTGTTGGAACTCCAGGGCGTGTCTTTGACATGTTGAAGAGGCAGTCTCTTCGTGCTGACAACATCAAGATGTTTGTTCTCGATGAAGCTGATGAAATGCTCTCCCGTGGTTTCAAGGACCAG ATCTATGACATATTCCAGCTTCTTCCACCAAAGATCCAAGTTGGTGTGTTCTCCGCAACAATGCCACCAGAAGCTCTTGAGATCACAAGGAAGTTCATGAGCAAGCCAGTGAGAATCTTGGTGAAGCGTGATGAGCTTACCCTTGAAGGTATCAAGCAGTTCTACGTCAAcgttgagaaagaagagtggAAGCTCGAGACACTCTGTGATCTCTACGAGACTCTTGCCATCACTCAGAGTGTCATCTTCGTGAACACCAGGCGTAAGGTTGATTGGCTCACAGACAAAATGAGAAGCCGTGACCACACAGTCTCTGCAACTCACGGAGACATGGACCAGAACACCAGGGACATCATCATGAGAGAGTTCAGGTCTGGTTCCTCCCGTGTTCTCATCACCACTGACCTCTTAGCTCGTGGTATTGATGTCCAACAAGTCTCCCTGGTTATCAACTTCGATCTCCCAACTCAGCCAGAGAACTACCTTCACCGTATCGGAAGAAGTGGAAGGTTCGGGAGAAAGGGTGTTGCGATCAATTTCGTGACCCGTGATGATGAGAGGATGCT CTGCCTTCGAACGTGGCCGATCTGCTGTGAAGGGAGAAAAGAAGTCGGTTCTGTTGCTGTGTTTGCTCTGCCGTACTAG